Sequence from the Ooceraea biroi isolate clonal line C1 chromosome 2, Obir_v5.4, whole genome shotgun sequence genome:
TGTTGGACTAAAGCAAAGGTATAATCACCGAAACACTTAAAAAAGCATTCGTGCACAGCAGTAATGAACATTATGATCTTGCGTGCCATGAAAAGAATTACTCTTATAGCATAATGCTATGATGCTGAACGTGTCTTAAATTAAGTTGAACTAAATTGCATTCCTCACtatcaatatcaataaatgtatagtccatataaataattcacaGTTTTAAGGAGAGTGCATATCTTGCGATTGTAGagataaatgcaattttataattagaacTGAATATGGCTAAATGGATATAATACAAACGTTTATGtgtaaaatgcataaaagaaatagataattattaagttatattctatcatatataattctcGGTATCTGTCGACCAAATAATTTGTACAGTCGATATAACTTCtataataatctatatatcctataataatatataataactataatagTATGTATCAACCAGCGCTATAGCTACCATAAAATATGTGACAGAGAATTATCTTCAAACCTTATAATGAGAGTCTTTAAGTATAGGTTATGGTACCCATAGAACTGTCTTACTGGCTAATAAATCTATGTTCAGGTTATATCGAAGGCTATATAAGAAGAAACGAATACCGTCCATAGACACGTTAAAACTTCATGTAACGAAGTTTGCAGTCCAaagatttctttttgtaaacaATCATATGTGTATGTAGCACCAGCGAAGTTCAGTGTGACGAGAGGAATGGGTTTTAAGTACGACACTCCTGTGTGCACTGTTTTCATCATCGTCAGGATTATCTTGATAGTAATCTGTTGTAATTGTCTATAAATGACTGTGACTACatttactaaattattatgcatatttGTATCTGTGGTCGTCAACTACACTCATGAGCGAATATTGATAGCTtgacctaacctaacttaTTTCAAGCACGTGACCTCTATCGTGGaggtacatacatacatttcaCTTTATTGAAGTTTGCACAGAAGTTTGAATAATTTGTGCGAGCTGAAATAAGCTGAAATAATGCAATTACAATGGCGCAACGATTAAATACCAAAGCAAAGCTTAAATCGCTTTTCGCTGTGACGAGCAGTGCTGTCGCTTTATTCGGTGGTATTTCGCTCTATCAGGGCCATGAAAAATTTTACAGCGAAATTGCCATACCTCTGGTTCAGCAGTTAAATCCGGAAACTGCCCACAATCTTGCGGTAAAAGCTCTACAATGGGGTTTTGTGCCAAAACAAGAAATGGAAGATTCAAGTTTGCTTCGAACCACAGCTTGGGGTCTGCAGTTCAAGAATCCAATTGGCATGGCTGCAGGATTTGATAAGCAAGGAGAGGCGGTTGAAGGATTACATAAGATTGGTTTCAGTTTTGTAGAAATAGGTAAAATATGTGTGagaattataaacaatatctTTGAACATGCCTAGATGTAAAGTTACTCCTAAAAGCTGGTCAGTTATATTTAGAGTGTGTAACACATATTGTAACATCTCTCGCAAAGTTATTATGTTGTTAAAAGATACACATATGGTACATATATGCTATCGCATctcttgataataaataaaatactgaatttatttatattttaggaTCCGTGACGCCTAAACCTCAATCTGGTAATCCAAAACCTAGAGTATTTAGGTTGCCTGAGGACAACGCTGTCATAAACAGATACGGTTTTAACAGTGATGGCCACGATGTTGTATGGCAACGTCTCAAGAAATTGaaggagaataaaaatttcaatggCATTCTTGGAGTAAATTTAGGAAGGAACAAGGAAACAGAAGATCCTGCGCAGGATTACATCGATGGCATAAAGAAATTCGTGGACACAGCTGATTATTTTGTGATCAATGTATCCAGTCCCAACACCCCGGGATTGAGATCTTTACAAAGCAAGAAGAATTTGGTCGAGTTACTGACCAGAATAAATGCAGCAAGGGAATCAGTAGGCAGTAAGCAGCCGTTGCTTCTAAAGCTGGCTCCAGATCTGTCAGATGCTGAACGACAGGATGTGGCAGAtgtgattttaaataaaaaaactagaGTCGACGGCTTAATTTTGTGTAATACGACAATCACGCGACCGAACTTAATTAATCCaaacaagaaagaaagcgGTGGCCTCAGTGGTGCACCCCTTAACGATATTTCCACTGCTATGATTTCTGATATGTATAGGCGAACACGCGGCAGGATTCCGATTATCGGTGTAGGTGGTGTTTTCTCTGCTGCTGATGcttacgataaaataaaagcggGAGCTTCTTTAGTGCAAGTTTATActtcgtatatatataatggaCCACCAATAGTTGGCAAGATCAAAAAAGAGCTATGTGAAATACTCAAAACGAATGGTTTTTCTTCTGTGACTGATGCAATTGGGAAGGACACAAAGATTAGATGAATATTTTTAGTCAATGCTATAGTTCTTATTggcatgaatattttataatatttaaattataaaatcaattataaataatactatataAAGTTGAtcatatattgttattataattaactctacgtacgtatattattataataaaataagatttctaattgtttttaattaaagcacAATTGTTTATATCAATCCATTTTGATTTTATGACATCCAAGGAATGATACAGTATAAAATTCTTGCGttaacagttttatttttcaatttttaaagcacaaaaataatatttttttaatcttaaaaaatGTGCCAAACACTCTGATATCTTTCTGATACATTCCAtagaattgtaaaataattcccGAAATAAGGGTAATTTTTCAACTATCACAGTGGTTCTGACAGCTAAACTacgatttaatattacaattttagtaCTGTGTCATcgccaaaataaaatttttggcATTTCGTACTTCTGAAGATTacaaaactttaaattttcgatgagaaaattaagatgCAAGAAACTTTTCAATGTAGAAAATCATGTCTACAATTTCCGACTTTTTTTACCTATGCATGCGTTAGAATTCTTGAATTCTAAGATTGTTGGTAATTATTGTTACATGcataatgcaataaatttgaaaacttGTTATATTGATAGCGCATTAAAATGGATATGATTCATGagcattaattataaacagTTACTTCACAGCTATATCCAATtcacattattataatgttttatatatgtttttttgtaCTTAAACGTCACTTGGGAGTTGTTTGTGAATGTTATTTATAGCGTATAGAACACATGGAAGCGTAAATAGCGTCAATAATTACACCAGGAAAATGAGGAATAAGATTTTTTGATGCAAATTACACATTAGAATCGATTGATCTTTGCGCCTTTAATATTCCTgcttgaataaatattctgtttatataatgaaaatggaaatttacTGGAAAATGTGATACGTAACAGGTAATAGAAacaataacagttaataatgTAATCGATATGATAATGATATTGTGATATTGTTTTGTACACCAACtgtgtattattatcaaaacaACTTCATAATtgcgataaaatttttcacCGTACCTTTACTTAATCCCGAAACATATAGACcctttaattatcttattatcttGACTGTGTATGAAAGTGTATAAAATTGACTCGTGTTGCTTTCGCGATTTGGATTTTCGCGCGATGTACGTAGTGCTAACCGCTGCGGTGCGGTGGCGCAGTCGTCGCGCTTTACAGTCGCGCCCGTGCGCGGATCTCTCAAGTTCTCTTCGTAATAACACTGTGCTTGAAGTAGTCAGCTGTTGTGTCAAGTGAACATCCTTAACCAACAAATTGCGCGGATTTCGGCCGAGTTTCGCGATCTGGATGCCTACACAACGGTGCGACGCCGTGTGTATCTCTGCAAGCTGCTTGGATAGGTCCGATAACACGACAGAGGTACGTTCGCTCGCATTGGTCGCTACCGCGTCCATCGTGGGAGAGATCGGATCACGTCTCTCGGATCCGCCGCACCTGACGAGTGCCAGTCATCGACACGCGACGGCGTTTTCGACGTCCGACGTGCATCCGCCGCGCCTCGTCTCAAGTAATTCTCGCGCGATCCCACGAGGAACGTGGGTCCGATTGCCCGGTAGCCCTCGTTGACGCACCACGTTCTGCTGCGATACGCGTTCCGTGGGGTAAACAGAAGCTCCGAATACGTAGCAACGAATTGCGTAGCACGCCGCGCCGCATACGTTTTTACTGCACGCGCTTGCACGcatatttatttgaataagATATGCACGAATGGCGATTACCGGATGCCCCTGACGCGCAAAAGTGAAATTCACCAAGTGCATGCGATAGATACCCGTTGTTGACCTGCCGTTGATGTTTCAGCGAGAGCTTCCACGACAGACAATGCTGCGTTTAAATGGTACACGTGAGATGggaatgtttaattaatctgTGTTATAGCAAATTTTATTGCGATTGCATCATCATCAATTAtgacgatttaattattatctcgATGCCGAAGAGTgcgataaattttgataattatagtaatcgattttatcaattttgtgATATTCTGGTTTAAACAACTTGATGCGAAGTGTGCGATGCTTGCATAATTTTGTAGCCCGACGAGAACAATCCTGTATCAGTGctgatttatttatgcagGATACTGAacgaaaaattgtgaaaaattaatgagatgaCATCATCATTATCTTTGGAAACGACTTTCTCTCTTACGATTTGCGAAAGCAAAGCTTACTTATTTACTTAATATTGAGAATTAAGAAGGTTcgattaatcaaattataacTGTACAGATAGGTAATAAAGTCTTATTTCATTGACGTTATCTTGAAAACATTTCGCTTGAGgagtatttataattagtcATTTTCAAGTGCCGTAATGTAATGCAGTGTAAAGCAAACAAGTGAACATACGTTTTTGTGTCCACCAAGCAAGTTTAAGAGATAACGAATGGTGCAAAGATACGTATATATCTTCTATGAAGAGATGCGATTTCTGTGACGCGAGTTGAAACTCGTTGCGTTACGTGATTTTAAGAATTGCAACACGCTGATTATCCATGCGTCCGGTAGACGCGGTGAAATCGCTGAGGACCAATGTGTTTGTAATTTGCATGTATCATTCCCTCCTTGAAGAGAAAGCagtgtttaataattttaactattaaaaatattaaaaacgtgTGAACGCGTATTTGACGCGTTCGCGATACGCGACATTGCGCGACTAAAATAAAACCAGCCGcctacgtttcaaaaatgtaaatcGTGTTGTAAAACAGGTTACTAATAAATAACAGCTATTGCGATAGCGCCTATAACTGATATCTGAGAAAGTAATAAGAcataaaagaagagaaacgtattttaattaacttcgTTCTTCTTAATTTACTTCAGTTACTTTGAGCAATTAATGCTTCGTCTAGAAACTCTTTCGAATAcatgtattttttcatattagaTACGTATTTTCTCCAATAGGTATTATATTcgtattattcaatattctggTCGGCAAATATAATCTCTGATGGAGATCGTAATTCGTTCAATTTACATTTAGTTTTATTGCACACTCACGAACtggttttatttttgtaacgcCTTGATACACCTCAGCGATGTGAGCGTGAACATTTCTTTGATAGCTTTTGGGAGAACGTAGTATGCAGTCCTTGAGATTCTTATATTGTTTCTGTAATAACTCATTTGAATATCAATGAATGCCGTGACAATGATTAAGCAaagttttattgttttattatcataatcatTGAAATATGCTGACTTTACTTTTCCTTCTTTAATCAACAGATCTAAATTTTGgataataatacatgtatattaaattgtaatatataagaGTCAGATAGCATTATTACATCAAGatgattataaatacattacattaatatttatatttaatacgcAATACTTAATTCGATCgaaaaaatactattttataaattaaagttttttttataacattttacgATACATTGTGATTCTTgtgtgaaaattttattgataagtCGTATATCGACGAAAATCTTAATTTATCCGCATTTGTTCGTTTTGATTGCAGATTCTATCCTTTTAAACTCTTGAAGGAGGCAAAATATGGTCCTGTAGCAGCACATAATATTCATCAGAATTTCTCAGAATGTTTAAAGAGAATGATAATGGCGCGGGAGCTTGCAACGGCGCGCCGCCACGTCCTCGGAGGATATTCCCTCGATTTTCCTTGCGAAGATTGTTATATTCCAGTCCGCTTATCGGGCGTCGTATTGCGAGAACGCCCAGCGCAAGTAATAGAAATGCAAAAGGtaacttttaacttttatttaaaagtaacGATTGACgacgaattttattattttttaaagtagaAGATATTTTCGTAGCTAAAGATCCTGCAAGCGGCAGAGTGACGGATGTTGAGAAGGGAGAGGCTAGAGCGAGCAACGGTTCGAGCCATTTTCAATTTCACAACATAGATTTGCAGCGTGCTTCCAGCAAAGGCTCTGTACTTTCTTCTGCAGGAAAGGTATATTATTAGACCAAGACGAAAAGGAAGATTTTacacttaaaaaaaagtttcctGAACACTTCATTAGATTCACTCACGGAAATGTTATCGtttgtttatatttgttattttagaGTAACGAAAATGGATTGATGGAATGTCCATTGTGTTTGGCGGAGTTACCAGTAGAATTCTTTCCTACTATCCAGTCTTGCCATCATCGTAGCTGTTACGATTGTTTTCAACAGTATCTCAAAGTGGAGATTTCCGAATCTAGAGTTAACATTGCTTGCCCTGAGTGTTCAGAAGCGTTACATCCAAATGGTGAGCACATTTTAtgcgtatattaatatattatcatactatatatatactatatactaatgaacatatgtatattaaataattctagaggttttttttatatataaatcgcgCAATTTTTGCACTGAAAAAcaatctggttgcattaattagaaatctggtaggttcaagCAGTCTGTCCGTTGAAAAATGGACGATTCGGAGTTCCTTTAGGAATTGCCAGattatagtacagtctatcaaacgttctagttataaaatatccagtcgtATCGTGACAACTAGAAATTCTGCTTGGTTTaacaaaaatgcattctatcacGTCTCGTTGGTACAATCAAACCATTTTTTCCAGTGTGCGAATTGTTGTCGTTTACAAGCTCTCACTTGTTGTTTCTTTTGCACAGATATTCGGATGATTCTAAATGATCAGATACAATTAGAAAAGTATGAGGATTTCATGGTTCGAAGAGTCCTCGCGGTGGAGCCCGACGCAAGATGGTGTCCCGCGCCGGATTGCAGTTTCGCTGTGATCGCCAGCGGCTGCGCCTCTTGCCCAAAGTTGCGTTGCGAACGACCAGGCTGCGACTCGTATTTCTGCTACCATTGTAAAGCGCGTTGGCATCCTAATCAAACGTGTGACGCCGCCCGAGCGCAACGTTCCCAATACTACGAACGCAGCTCGTCCCTGAGTTTCAGTCAAAGTGATTCTCAACATAGTAAGTTGATGTTACATGCTACAGTTGCTTGTTAAAGCTTGTTAAAGCACCAAGCTGTATCTACAATTCGCGGTGTTTCAGGAGACGATATAAAGCCATGCCCTAGATGCCAGGTTCTGATCGTCAAGATGGATGATGGAAGTTGCAATCACATGACGTGCGCCGTGTGCGGTGCAGAGTTTTGTTGGCTTTGCATGAAAGAGATCAGCGATCTTCATTACCTTAGGTATCGTGCTGCATTATCTTGATACATGCTTGATATGATTTATTCTGAATGGGATTGCGAATGTACGCAATGTTTAATCGTAAATAACGCTGTAAACATGCTTCTGTTACACTTACAGTCCATCTGGTTGCACTTTTTGGGGTAAAAAGCCATGGTCTAGGAAGAAAAAGATCCTTTGGCAACTTGGGACTTTGGTGGGAGCGCCAATCGGAATCGGCCTTGTGGCTGGTATAGCATTTCCGGCTATGATCATAGGTCAGTTGTAACGTTATTGTAGAAAATTTGTTACGCTTAACATGTCAAGATTATGCTGAAAGAATAGTGCGCCGTtatgtatcatatatatatatatatatatatatatatatatatatatgtatcaagCGTTATATATTGTCTTTACCAGGTATACCAGTGTGGGTAGGACAAAAACTGTACACGAGGTACGAGAAGGCCAACAAGCACAAGAGAAATGCCTTTATCGCTGGCGGAGTTACTGCATCGgtaagtttattaaatatttaatatttataatttaatatttataattgtggAAACATATGCCAGTATTTATAATTGCGAAAACACGTGCCAATTTTAATGTCCGGAAGCCACCGACAAATGAGCACGGTGTGTTGGGGATATTATACTCTCGCGATTAATGAATATCGCTTATTGTTCCACAATAAgagattcaataaaaatatcaataatttatcgcgCCTATTCTATCTGCGgctataaaagagaaaaaaagaatggatatatataaatatacatgtgtattCGTACGTTAACTCTTTCCCCGAAGCAGGAactttatttatgttatttacgTGATAACATCGAAGTATATTTTATCCATTTAGTTTATACAGAGAAAACggataatacaataattgtatatagTGTTAATAAAACAGCGCGTTCGCTGGTATAATTGTCGGAAGAAGTTTATCACGGGACGTATTCAGGCAGATGGAatgtaattgtattttatgtttCGTGTACATCTCGAAAATACTCTATAACTTTGACGCGTGTTTCTACATTAATTACGACTCTAACTAATTCCATCTTGGTAATTGCATATCGCAACTACTTGCTTAAACCTTTAACGACTTGGCACAGCGCATTAAAGATGTATCTTGCATCAGCGACTTAACGACTTGTGAGCGTGAACGAAAACCTCGaattgaaaaacatttcaaaaattaaacattttacacCACATTAAAAGACCCAATGTATAACGATTAATAAGATTTTGGTATCGTACAACATCTCTCTCTTAAAAAATTTCcttgcgattttattttatttttaagactTTCATCGAATTGCAAGTAAATATCTTGCGTAAATAGTCATTagagaattatttaaagccTTTAAAGAGTAATGATCGACGGCTTGTCGCAGTTTACACTAATGTATAATCGAGACAACTATCGTGCCGTTTAAACTAACATGCCGATGGCGAGCAATTTTTTACATTCCGCATTCTACAATATCTTGCCGCAAAGAAAAGAAACCGAGTAGCGCAGGTCTTAACGTTTAGTAGATTTTCTTCCGACGTGAGACAGGCTTCTCTGCAGCTAATTtctttatcatcatcatttcgTGTGATCGTCTGGGCTTAAGCCCTCTTTGGACAGGGAACAGAAAGATCTGTTGTGTTGTTCCTTCGAGTTACGACTGAACGCTATCGAAGTGTCTATCGTTTCAATCTATCGTGTGAAATCTTTTGCTTCGAGTCACAAGAAATAAATTCGGTGCGTGCGTTAATTTCAACACGATAGTGGTAGGTGATTTAAGAGTTGACTTCATTCGTCGCGACGATAGTTTCGTCCGTCAGTATGCCATCGTTGTAGAGATCTTTGAGAACATCGATCAATCGTTGCTCCGTGAGAGGATCACCGAGCGCGACGTCCACCGATCCAATGCATAATAAAAGCGCTAGCAGCTGGGACTTCCTGTAGTCTTTGTCGAGGTCTTCCCTGGTGTAACCCAACTCCTTAGGAATATCTAGGCCAAAGCCCATGCACATAGaagtcagtttgttccaatatgCGTTCAAAAGTGATTTGGTGTGGTTGCGACGTAACTTGGTGGGCACCGAGCTCAATAACAATAATGCAACGTCATTCGTCGGCCGGCTATAAGTGATCATCTGCCAATCGATAATTTGGCAGTTTATCTCTTCGCATTTCTGTatgaaaaatagattattGCTCCAAAAATCAGTATGAGTTATCAGTGCCAGCGGACCTTCCGGGGCGAGGAGGGCTGATATTATGTCTTTGGTACGGGGTCGTAGAACTAGAAGAGTCTCCAAGATTGCTTCCAATCCCGGCCTGCTCTTCAGAAAGCGCGCGAGCTGTGGTAAACCACGCTCGACTAGTTGCTGATACGAGTCCGTCGCCTTCGCTGTCTGAAAGAGAAACGGATAACGCTCGGGGAGGGACACTCCTTCCACGACCTTCAACGCCAGGGAATGTGCGTGTACGTTGGCAATGGCCTCTAGCGCGGCTTTTGCTTCGTGATACGTTAGTCCTTCTGAGAACTTGACACTCTTGTAATCCATACTGCTCAAGTCACTCAGCACCAGTATCGATTCCGGCGGCACCGGGCTGTCATCAGTTCCGCCAGCGGGACTGTAACGACCGTGCAGGCACATCGGAACTGGCAGAGAATCATCTGTCCAATTACTCAACAATTCTGTTTTCCTCAAGTTGAACTCTCTCAAATCTGGCACCACCTGATACAGCGACATATACATAAGTGCGATTAAAAATTCGTCTAATCTCGAGTCAAGTAGGAAGGAAACTCTCAACTCTTGTCGCTTACCTGCGTGTAAAACTTAATTTCTCGGAGATCGAATTGACCCTCCGTAACGAAGAAGCGGCTAAACGGGTCTTTAGGGAGTTGCTTTATGATCATGTCCACTTTGCATTTGTCCATCGGCTTTTTCGACGTCATCGCCAGTAAATACGTCGTCGTGACTTTGGTGATAGTGCTCAGCACGCTCTCGTTATTCGTGCATCCGGGATTTACCTCGAAGTTTAAAATCTCCACCTAAACAAAGGATTATATGGCAATCAGTGGCGGCAGATCAGTCGATCAGCAGATGCGTTAGCGCTCTATTCGCACGCGTGTCTACGGTTTCACGCGTGAACATCGTTACAGCTGACGCTATCATTAATCTACAGGACTAACCGCTTTCCCTTTGTGATACTCCGACAGGATGCTCTCGAGCCATTCCTTCTTAACCTCCCAATCCGCGACCATCTGCTCCTCCCCGCACGAAGTGTCGGTTTCATCGTCCAAATCTAAATCCAAGTCAGACATGACTCTCAGTcctcgtcctctctctctctctctttcaactttcctctccctctcccctgTTCCCTCTTCTCAACGACTTCAACGACTGCTGGCGCAGCTCGACGAGGTGCTCGCTGTCCTCTCGCTCAACGCACAACTGTCCGCGGTTAACGAGGCATGTGCGCTGCCTAGTGACGGTGCCCCACCGATCTGTCGCGGATGATATTACGCGTCTGCTTCTCGATTATCACGCATACGCGTACGTAGTGACACATATGTGTAATGTACGTATGCGTCTACGTATCCGCCAGCGTGAAATCACCGTCGGTGAATGaggtgctctctctctctctcttcctctctctcgttaCGTGTCGCTGCCTCTTCCCGGTTATGCTTACAATCGCACGGCGCGACACGCCCTCGGAGCGCGCACCGACATCGACAGCTTCCTCCTGAAGCTAGGCGCACGGCGATGCGCGCGATACTCTCGATTGGCTGCGGCGCGGCGAGGACGTCGAGGTACTGAACAACGCGGACGTGTGTTTCATTGTCGCTCGAGCTCGATGCTCCGCAGCTCCGGTCGCTGCGGACGCAGGGCGGGCCGAGGGGATCGCACCATGCGCATGTCTACCCTCGATCAATATCCTTCCCGCCCTCCCGGAATCTCCTC
This genomic interval carries:
- the LOC105285022 gene encoding dihydroorotate dehydrogenase (quinone), mitochondrial, whose product is MAQRLNTKAKLKSLFAVTSSAVALFGGISLYQGHEKFYSEIAIPLVQQLNPETAHNLAVKALQWGFVPKQEMEDSSLLRTTAWGLQFKNPIGMAAGFDKQGEAVEGLHKIGFSFVEIGSVTPKPQSGNPKPRVFRLPEDNAVINRYGFNSDGHDVVWQRLKKLKENKNFNGILGVNLGRNKETEDPAQDYIDGIKKFVDTADYFVINVSSPNTPGLRSLQSKKNLVELLTRINAARESVGSKQPLLLKLAPDLSDAERQDVADVILNKKTRVDGLILCNTTITRPNLINPNKKESGGLSGAPLNDISTAMISDMYRRTRGRIPIIGVGGVFSAADAYDKIKAGASLVQVYTSYIYNGPPIVGKIKKELCEILKTNGFSSVTDAIGKDTKIR
- the LOC105285035 gene encoding E3 ubiquitin-protein ligase RNF19A — encoded protein: MFKENDNGAGACNGAPPRPRRIFPRFSLRRLLYSSPLIGRRIARTPSASNRNAKAKDPASGRVTDVEKGEARASNGSSHFQFHNIDLQRASSKGSVLSSAGKSNENGLMECPLCLAELPVEFFPTIQSCHHRSCYDCFQQYLKVEISESRVNIACPECSEALHPNDIRMILNDQIQLEKYEDFMVRRVLAVEPDARWCPAPDCSFAVIASGCASCPKLRCERPGCDSYFCYHCKARWHPNQTCDAARAQRSQYYERSSSLSFSQSDSQHRDDIKPCPRCQVLIVKMDDGSCNHMTCAVCGAEFCWLCMKEISDLHYLSPSGCTFWGKKPWSRKKKILWQLGTLVGAPIGIGLVAGIAFPAMIIGIPVWVGQKLYTRYEKANKHKRNAFIAGGVTASVLVSPVLAGLAVGIGVPILLFYVYGVVPVSLCRSGGCGVSTSGTGVRFEFDDENELMGALGVRNGGDAASIDVASHRGGNPSIGEASLSLGSGSQLEKLGRENDRESASNVALAGTSLAGSIASSVLPGGQRLEVQADVTSTQRFSLCSETASAATSLSEKSVNASIALDDGAASTRALAGSVLNFKMDSSSISGGRSTEGEQAASSTNGGHMDSAEQATSLSSLEEVAPALAKRIRRKLAFDRLCSELSSWTMCGEDGGSERVRFDDHVSVIEADQERVVGGTKLEGAMNNRAAGGRKRNKDSEPETDVQKMSKNSNGELNAESPVDDTSRERVNVATLRNVFFHTSTVATDREKRLSVIEEPIPTVSQISNNRIFTPCDESQSPTSTDESLHC
- the LOC105285021 gene encoding uncharacterized protein LOC105285021; amino-acid sequence: MSDLDLDLDDETDTSCGEEQMVADWEVKKEWLESILSEYHKGKAVEILNFEVNPGCTNNESVLSTITKVTTTYLLAMTSKKPMDKCKVDMIIKQLPKDPFSRFFVTEGQFDLREIKFYTQVVPDLREFNLRKTELLSNWTDDSLPVPMCLHGRYSPAGGTDDSPVPPESILVLSDLSSMDYKSVKFSEGLTYHEAKAALEAIANVHAHSLALKVVEGVSLPERYPFLFQTAKATDSYQQLVERGLPQLARFLKSRPGLEAILETLLVLRPRTKDIISALLAPEGPLALITHTDFWSNNLFFIQKCEEINCQIIDWQMITYSRPTNDVALLLLSSVPTKLRRNHTKSLLNAYWNKLTSMCMGFGLDIPKELGYTREDLDKDYRKSQLLALLLCIGSVDVALGDPLTEQRLIDVLKDLYNDGILTDETIVATNEVNS